A single region of the Bdellovibrio sp. GT3 genome encodes:
- a CDS encoding murein L,D-transpeptidase catalytic domain family protein yields MTKRTLLNTLAVTAFLTLAACGQGGTSGAASETLNDDQTTQTTADDTTDEQAFNAADQSENDAPESMIDDTVEQEADLSVSSRASILAKYSYVDPNRVVPTTALGNALVYFENNKSKIKNKKYVSVIDYSQSSRKARFHIIDMATGKVWSIRVAHGKGSDSNHDGYAEKFSNVSGSKATSVGYFLTGSTYNGSNGLSLRLDGMSSTNSNARGRAIVIHGASYVKESSVIQGRSWGCPAVASSLKTKVITMLKGGSLIYSVK; encoded by the coding sequence ATGACTAAAAGAACCCTACTGAACACTCTTGCTGTAACCGCTTTCCTTACTCTTGCAGCTTGTGGTCAAGGTGGCACATCAGGTGCTGCTTCCGAAACTCTGAATGACGACCAAACAACCCAAACAACGGCAGACGATACGACCGACGAACAAGCGTTCAATGCTGCTGATCAAAGCGAAAACGATGCTCCAGAAAGCATGATCGACGACACTGTTGAACAAGAAGCAGATCTATCTGTATCCAGCCGTGCTTCCATTCTTGCGAAATATAGCTACGTGGATCCAAACCGTGTTGTACCAACAACGGCTCTTGGAAATGCCTTGGTATATTTCGAGAACAATAAATCAAAGATCAAAAACAAAAAGTATGTTTCCGTGATCGACTACTCACAAAGTTCCAGAAAAGCACGTTTCCATATCATCGATATGGCGACGGGTAAAGTTTGGAGCATCCGCGTGGCCCATGGTAAAGGTTCTGACTCGAATCATGATGGTTATGCAGAGAAGTTCAGTAACGTGTCCGGTTCCAAAGCGACTTCGGTTGGCTACTTCCTGACAGGAAGCACTTATAATGGTTCCAACGGTCTTTCCCTAAGACTTGATGGTATGTCATCCACGAATTCAAATGCTCGTGGTCGTGCGATCGTTATTCACGGAGCTTCTTACGTTAAAGAAAGCAGCGTGATCCAAGGTCGCAGCTGGGGTTGCCCGGCGGTAGCGTCTTCTTTGAAAACGAAAGTTATCACAATGCTTAAAGGCGGAAGCTTGATCTATTCCGTAAAATAG